A window from Triplophysa dalaica isolate WHDGS20190420 chromosome 3, ASM1584641v1, whole genome shotgun sequence encodes these proteins:
- the arhgef4 gene encoding uncharacterized protein arhgef4 isoform X8 — protein MMEKRDAEHTKGTASCAQPELSADGGGLDEVQMHLACLPERYMRAKFSLSAYIFCWAVVKLCQRSRPSPVIPQAPALEESGNEVLEDGESLQEDCNEQQDHQERSEMVLEATRDTTEEYFETHSWHSDTFSDLSHETEDCCWKPLSSEAHSCSVGCLESHSPCFKLSSSIRERDPSSAEMHQTVFDSSHRAVDRNKSQIENSEMIHVGEDDTGKSDAKECEDIYCNLPAGSGPDSFADDLSHIASPLLASEDLLESQILGVQSWNEPIIPLMDSGAVHSPVGDSADGKSQSDQISINKTLSDHKVPQLMTSNKNNLQLKDNDTIKLTYNGTAVEDSDTKQLNGHEPNLQNSEMSLTVAQLPSVDTTLSESTEATEETAEKSVEHNGIQSQVSMEHHQAEATLHQSQPEDSKRHTHPQVSAEHQKAQDLNEHSQSEGSPEHSQSETLVENCPSQDFIENSRTETLVEHCQSLELMKYFQSEATEDISQSQPSLEQSQSETSVENSQSQDSKEHSQSQSSLEHSQSQSSLEHSQSQCSLEHSHSEASVENSQSPDSKEHSQSQSSLEHSQSQSSLEHSQSQCSLEHSHSEASVENSQSPDSKEHSQSQSSLEHSQSQGSLEHSHSEASVKNSQSQDSKEHSQPQGSLEHRHSEDTVESSQSQVTLEQRHSEPPEENSQSQALLERSQPQSSLEHNHSEASVENCQSQALKEHTKSQASLEHSYSEDTVESSQSQATLEHGHSEASEENSQSQDSKYHSQPHGSLEHRHSEPPEENSQSQSLLELSQPQSSLEHNHSEASVENCQSQALKEHTKSQASLEHSQSEDTVESSQSQASLEHSQSEDTVESSQSQDSKEHGHSEASVKNCQSHDSKEHSQPQGPLEYSYSEDTVESSQSQASLEHSQSEDTVENCQSQVLKEHTKSQASLEHSHSEDMVESSQSKATLEHGHSEASEENRQSQDSKEHSQPHGSLEHRHSEETVESSQSQATLEHRHSEAPEENCQVEFLLEHSQPQSSLDHNHSEASVENGQSQALKEHTKSQALLEHSHSEVSIENSQLQDSEEHSQPHGSLKHSQSEASIENHQSQDSIENRKSQASLEYSQPEASVLIRQSQVAEEHGKTEHLVEQSQTHNSEEHNRTLPSEEHSQTLASEEHSKSIPSEEHSLTILSEEHSHPLLSEEDRCSLLSEHSQRVPTEEHSQTLPSEEHSQSLPSEEHSPSLHSEKHSRSLPSKEHGQTLPSEEHRRSLPSEHSPSLPSEEHSHSFPSDKHSSLLPSGEHSQPSSSEEHSQTLHSEEHSQTVPSEKLCRSLPSEEHSQTVPLEENDDTEYKQKSMDVCTDCGESESLQTSESLLSKERSRKSLEKSDSLNLKKVDHSSSECHTGSDLASMPRFNMENSCNKQEFIETQPRGTPENCENENILFLEAPMNVLEDINRTMKNPVVADCPKECTIIPSVEESVIYSGISGPMEYTRPVSLTLVCFDMKTTVVDGCPRSPLDSPVESLAGLFENFYDKSPVSPTDICFELSDDLHMNCKQTARGVVNVMSDTCEEYTKSSEQFLPPGNLSYKHTRLNESINSKPFDLASKSELAVDVLSKVCSDPRTNSHSPLDYSQLNSRSEALVVTNEYSSDTNNNIKNITVDDQASSVHNTLPNSLIKYHSFTTNKKHLEEEVEHCKHDDILSVPTVLNSLATPFEAPEIKTAMDCKNDITKSSDLAACSNHRYVTQKQPCDWCGKEDCQLHWTAVEERAGRFKDNSRTAMLQTLTSLHKDNKYSTHEIVNANSSNIDIVVLNAPQTHLELVWEENKVPLNYSVKVADTHVLENMERRLVTPESTDLFCETSDCRNLRTQPLQPPNTDACFACCHMVPITNLEAIVESECSPESPFVTEDILEDHQRGSPLSEGGFDDEWSLCDNIPNRIFPHCPHDSNISAISRNARETKEANAVEKEPNAGETTSMIFNGIDNSDDHSGSSFVSQELISSTNNEEMEDSTQSPSRFTRSKRNHSGKGSVFSVFSRMPSFRKTKREQKGNNKADPEVEDSEDGHEREEVKPNITPSKTHPSFNKNPISQTSDHLIDIMKYGDYSKDDIFEKAFALNFQNKEKYAQCASQNVNQSAQHQNKDGEALNFKTFPMTDGLQQKRSKSTDNLNLRMKLAMAQKSLSSLFESKYPERDNQELPTQNEEVRTRQSWRKVKRPKDVEPYKRTISVPGTACDTSTHPNHSDCSFCSPQSRSRLHSSPGLRNVGHSEPQSFKSAPQKQFEDTAEKNCLDGGELHNAVSSDSDHVSLDGFEAGHNVENRSQSPVQPGVLTLANQPTWGRSVSYFEAADSPTRPLSPKPNSPGLRTHKRSFRYPSRSVASSLCSLGQGMSIEGLSDPPQKPKSLKPRTAQLTTAQSFDSEYLIEDSSSDNQSQSSLTSGSMNSKPEHVQQSAEPAVQSAERRQQGNACVLRVKRRGQGVAAPRPMSDLYGWTVSLQGIREVAGDPERKRESTKSRRRSCSYDTLTYTENIRKKNLNAQRSLRQINIPTSDKHEKVRTRLSLASPEQFPAVTLKDHFFSQSTPIGLDCLGWPHRVSSSESNLTAPAHQDNGQLEGVCNPRHP, from the exons GCCCCGGCATTAGAGGAATCTGGGAATGAAGTTTTGGAAGATGGGGAGTCTCTGCAGGAAGATTGTAATGAGCAACAGGATCATCAGGAACGGTCTGAGATGGTTCTTGAAGCAACACGTGACACAACAGAGGAATATTTTGAGACACATTCTTGGCACAGTGACACTTTCTCTGACCTCAGCCATGAAACTGAGGACTGCTGTTGGAAACCGCTCAGTTCTGAGGCCCACTCTTGCTCTGTGGGTTGTCTGGAATCACACTCTCCATGTTTCAAACTCTCTTCTTCCATTAGAGAAAGGGACCCTTCTTCAGCAGAAATGCATCAAACTGTCTTTGACAGTTCGCACAGGGCAGTGGATAGAAATAAATCACAGATTGAAAATAGTGAGATGATTCATGTTGGAGAGGATGACACTGGAAAGTCTGATGCTAAGGAGTGTGAGGACATTTACTGCAATTTGCCAGCAGGATCTGGACCTGATTCATTTGCAGATGACCTATCACACATAGCATCACCCCTGCTAGCATCAGAGGACTTATTAGAATCACAAATACTTGGTGTGCAAAGTTGGAATGAACCAATAATACCATTAATGGACAGTGGTGCAGTTCATTCTCCTGTTGGTGACTCTGCTGATGGAAAATCTCAAAGTGATCAAATAAGCATAAATAAGACTCTGTCAGATCATAAAGTGCCACAGTTAATGACCTCAAACAAGAACAATTTACAGCTTAAAGATAATGACACTATAAAGTTGACCTATAATGGCACAGCAGTGGAAGATTCagacacaaaacaactgaaCGGACATGAGCCAAATCTCCAAAACAGTGAAATGAGTTTAACTGTGGCCCAACTTCCTTCTGTAGACACAACTCTTTCTGAATCAACTGAAGCTACTGAAGAGACCGCTGAGAAGTCAGTAGAACACAATGGAATACAGTCACAGGTTTCAATGGAGCACCACCAAGCAGAAGCCACACTACATCAAAGTCAGCCAGAGGATTCAAAAAGACACACTCATCCGCAGGTTTCAGCAGAGCATCAAAAAGCACAAGATTTAAATgaacacagccaatcagagggcTCACCAGagcacagccaatcagagactTTAGTAGAAAACTGCCCGTCACaggattttattgaaaacagcCGAACAGAAACATTAGTAGAACACTGCCAATCACTTGAATTAATGAAATACTTTCAATCAGAGGCCACAGAAGATATCAGTCAATCACAGCCTTCACTAGAACAAAGCCAGTCAGAGACCTCAGTAGAAAACAGTCAATCACAGGATTCAAAAGAACACAGCCAATCACAGAGTTCACTAGAACACAGTCAATCACAGAGTTCACTAGAACACAGTCAATCACAGTGTTCACTAGAACACAGTCATTCAGAGGCCTCGGTAGAAAACAGTCAATCACCGGATTCAAAAGAACACAGCCAATCACAGAGTTCACTAGAACATAGTCAATCACAGAGTTCACTAGAACACAGTCAATCACAGTGTTCACTGGAACACAGTCATTCAGAGGCCTCGGTAGAAAACAGTCAATCACCGGATTCAAAAGAACACAGCCAATCACAGAGTTCACTAGAACACAGCCAATCACAGGGTTCACTAGAACATAGTCATTCAGAGGCCTCAGTAAAAAACAGTCAATCACAGGATTCAAAAGAACACAGTCAACCACAGGGTTCACTAGAACACAGGCATTCAGAGGACACGGTAGAAAGCAGCCAATCACAGGTTACActtgaacaaagacattcagaGCCCCCAGAAGAAAACAGTCAATCACAGGCTTTACTAGAACGCAGCCAACCACAGTCTTCACTAGAACACAATCATTCAGAGGCCTCAGTAGAAAACTGTCAATCACAGGCTTTAAAAGAGCACActaaatcacaggcttcactaGAACACAGTTATTCAGAGGACACGGTAGAAAGCAGCCAATCACAGGCTACACTTGAACACGGTCATTCAGAGGCCTCAGAAGAAAACAGTCAATCACAGGATTCAAAATACCACAGTCAACCACACGGTTCACTTGAACACAGACATTCAGAGCCCCCAGAAGAAAACAGTCAATCACAGTCTTTACTAGAACTCAGCCAACCACAGTCTTCACTAGAACACAATCATTCAGAGGCCTCAGTAGAAAACTGTCAATCACAGGCTTTAAAAGAGCACActaaatcacaggcttcactaGAACACAGTCAATCAGAGGACACGGTAGAAAGCAGCCAATCACAGGCTTCACTAGAACACAGTCAGTCAGAGGACACGGTAGAAAGCAGCCAATCACAGGATTCAAAAGAACACGGTCATTCAGAGGCCTCAGTAAAAAACTGTCAATCACATGATTCAAAAGAACACAGTCAACCACAGGGTCCTCTAGAATACAGTTATTCAGAGGACACAGTAGAAAGCAGCCAATCACAGGCTTCACTAGAACACAGTCAGTCAGAGGACACGGTAGAAAACTGTCAATCACAGGTTTTAAAAGAGCACActaaatcacaggcttcactaGAACACAGTCATTCAGAGGACATGGTAGAAAGCAGCCAATCAAAGGCTACACTGGAACACGGTCATTCAGAGGCCTCAGAAGAAAACCGTCAATCACAGGATTCAAAAGAACACAGTCAACCACACGGTTCACTAGAACACAGGCATTCAGAGGAAACAGTAGAAAGCAGCCAATCACAGGCTACACTTGAACACAGACATTCAGAGGCCCCAGAAGAAAACTGTCAAGTAGAGTTTTTACTAGAACACAGCCAACCACAGTCTTCACTAGATCACAATCATTCAGAGGCCTCAGTAGAAAACGGTCAATCACAGGCTTTAAAAGAGCACACTAAATCACAGGCTTTACTAGAACACAGTCATTCAGAGGTCTCAATTGAAAACAGTCAATTACAGGATTCAGAAGAACACAGCCAACCACATGGTTCACTTAAACACAGTCAATCAGAGGCCTCAATAGAAAACCATCAATCACAGGATTcaatagaaaatagaaaatcacaggcttcactaGAATACAGCCAACCAGAGGCCTCGGTATTAATCAGACAATCACAGGTCGCAGAAGAACATGGCAAAACAGAGCATTTAGTAGAACAGAGCCAGACACATAATTCAGAAGAACACAACCGAACACTCCCCTCAGAAGAACACAGTCAAACACTCGCCTCAGAAGAACATAGTAAATCAATCCCCTCAGAAGAACACAGTCTGACAATCCTCTCAGAAGAACACAGCCACCCACTCCTTTCAGAAGAAGACAGGTGCTCCCTCCTCTCAGAACACAGCCAAAGAGTCCCCACAGAAGAACACAGCCAAACCCTCCCCTCAGAAGAACACAGTCAATCACTACCTTCAGAAGAACACAGTCCTTCACTCCACTCAGAAAAACACAGTCGATCGCTCCCCTCAAAAGAACATGGTCAAACACTCCCCTCAGAGGAACACAGACGATCACTTCCTTCAGAACACAGTCCATCACTCCCCTCAGAAGAACATAGTCACTCATTTCCATCAGATAAACACAGTAGCTTACTCCCCTCAGGGGAACACAGTCAGCCATCCTCCTCAGAAGAACACAGTCAAACACTCCACTCAGAAGAACATAGTCAAACAGTCCCCTCAGAAAAACTCTGTCGCTCACTCCCCTCAGAAGAACACAGTCAAACAGTCCCCTTAGAAGAAAATGACGACAcagaatataaacagaaaagCATGGATGTTTGCACTGACTGTGGGGAAAGTGAATCCTTACAAACATCAGAAAGTCTTTTATCAAAGGAAAGGAGTAGAAAAAGTCTAGAAAAGAGTGAtagtctaaatttaaaaaaagttgatcACTCAAGTAGTGAATGTCACACGGGCAGTGATTTAGCAAGCATGCCAAGATTTAATATGGAAAATTCTTGTAACAAACAAGAGTTTATTGAAACACAGCCTCGTGGTActcctgaaaattgtgaaaacGAAAATATACTATTTCTAGAGGCTCCCATGAATGTTTTAGAAGACATAAATAGAACCATGAAAAATCCTGTTGTTGCAGACTGTCCGAAAGAATGTACAATAATTCCTTCAGTTGAGGAGTCGGTAATTTACTCCGGTATTTCAGGGCCCATGGAATACACTAGGCCTGTGTCATTGACTTTAGTGTGTTTTGACATGAAGACCACTGTGGTTGATGGATGTCCAAGGAGTCCTCTAGACAGCCCAGTCGAGTCTCTGGCTGGTTTGTTTGAGAATTTTTATGACAAGTCTCCAGTTAGCCCCACAGACATTTGCTTTGAGCTCAGCGATGACCTTCACATGAACTGTAAACAAACAGCACGTGGCGTTGTAAATGTTATGTCTGACACATGTGAAGAGTACACAAAGAGCTCTGAACAATTTCTGCCACCTGGCAACCTGtcctacaaacacacaaggcTAAATGAATCAATTAACTCTAAACCGTTCGATCTTGCCAGTAAATCCGAGCTGGCTGTTGATGTTTTGTCTAAAGTGTGTTCTGATCCCCGCACAAATTCACACTCTCCTTTAGATTATTCCCAGTTGAACAGTAGAAGTGAGGCTTTGGTGGTAACAAATGAATACAGCTCagatacaaataataacattaagaaTATTACTGTAGATGACCAGGCATCAAGTGTACATAACACTTTACCTAATTCCTTGATAAAATACCACAGCTTTACtactaataaaaaacatttagaagaAGAAGTTGAACACTGTAAACATGATGACATTTTAAGTGTTCCCACTGTTTTAAACAGTCTCGCTACCCCATTTGAAGCACCTGAAATAAAGACGGCAATGGACTGTAAAAATGATATTACAAAATCGTCTGATCTGGCTGCATGTAGCAACCACAGATATGTTACACAAAAGCAGCCCTGTGACTGGTGTGGTAAGGAGGATTGTCAGTTGCACTGGACTGCAGTGGAGGAGAGAGCAGGAAGATTTAAGGACAACAGTCGAACGGCAATGTTACAAACCTTAACCTCCCTGCACAAAGATAACAAATACAGCACCCATGAAATTGTAAATGCAAACTCTTCAAACATTGATATTGTAGTTTTGAATGCGCCACAGACACATCTGGAGCTTGTCTGGGAAGAAAACAAGGTACCGTTAAACTACTCTGTTAAGGTTGCTGATACTCATGTGTTAGAAAACATGGAGAGAAGGCTTGTAACTCCTGAAAGTactgatttattttgtgaaacgTCTGATTGTAGAAATCTTCGTACACAGCCTTTGCAGCCACCCAACACAGATGCATGTTTTGCATGTTGTCACATGGTACCCATCACTAATTTAGAGGCCATTGTGGAGTCTGAATGTTCACCGGAGAGCCCCTTTGTGACGGAGGACATATTGGAGGATCATCAGAGGGGATCTCCATTATCAGAAGGTGGATTTGATGATGAGTGGAGCTTATGTGATAACATCCCAAACCGCATTTTTCCTCACTGCCCGCATGACAGCAACATTTCTGCCATAAGTAGAAATGCAAGGGAGACGAAAGAAGCAAATGCTGTTGAAAAAGAACCAAATGCTGGAGAGACAACGTCTATGATTTTTAATGGGATTGATAACAGTGATGACCATAGTGGTTCCAGTTTTGTATCACAAGAACTCATCTCTAGTACCAACAATGAGGAGATGGAGGACAGTACTCAGTCACCCTCTAGGTTCACGAGAAGTAAGAGAAATCACTCAGGGAAGGGATCCGTGTTCTCTGTATTCTCTAGAATGCCTTCGTTCCGCAAGACGAAAAGAGAGCAAAAGGGCAACAACAAGGCTGATCCAGAAGTTGAGGACTCTGAGGATGGACATGAGCGGGAGGAGGTAAAGCCCAATATAACACCTAGCAAGACCCACCCATCATTTAACAAGAACCCCATTTCTCAGACTTCAGATCATCTTATCGACATCATGAAGTATGGTGACTACTCCAAAGATGATATTTTTGAAAAGGCCTTTGCCTTAAATTTTCAAAATAAGGAGAAATATGCACAGTGTGCATCTCAAAATGTTAATCAGTCTGCCCAGCATCAGAACAAAGATGGGGAAGCACTGAATTTTAAAACTTTTCCTATGACTGACGGATTACAGCAAAAAAGAAGTAAAAGTACTGATAACTTAAACCTACGCATGAAGCTCGCAATGGCTCAGAAGTCCCTGTCCAGCCTGTTTGAGTCCAAATATCCTGAGAGGGACAACCAGGAGCTGCCTACACAGAATGAAGAGGTGAGAACCAGACAGTCCTGGAGGAAGGTGAAACGACCAAAAGACGTGGAACCGTACAAAAGAACAATATCTGTTCCTGGGACGGCCTGTGACACGTCCACACATCCGAACCACAGTGACTGTAGCTTCTGCTCTCCTCAGAGCAGGTCTAGACTTCACAGCTCACCTGGTTTGAGGAACGTGGGTCATTCTGAACCTCAGAGCTTTAAATCTGCACCACAGAAGCAGTTTGAAGATACAGCTGAGAAAAACTGTCTGGATGGAGGTGAGCTGCATAATGCTGTTTCCTCAGACTCTGACCATGTTTCTTTAGATGGCTTTGAGGCTGGGCACAATGTAGAGAATAGGTCACAGTCTCCCGTACAACCCGGTGTTCTCACACTTGCAAACCAGCCTACATGGGGCCGATCTGTGAGCTATTTCGAAGCTGCTGACTCTCCGACGAGGCCTTTGAGCCCCAAACCAAACAGTCCTGGGTTGAGGACACATAAGAGGAGTTTCCGTTACCCCTCAAGGTCTGTGGCTTCATCTTTGTGCTCGCTCGGTCAGGGAATGAGCATCGAGGGTCTCTCTGATCCTCCTCAAAAGCCAAAATCTCTGAAGCCAAGGACAGCACAGCTTACTACAGCCCAGTCATTTGATTCTGAGTACTTAATAGAAGACAGCAGTTCAGATAACCAATCTCAGTCCAGCCTGACATCAGGATCTATGAACAGTAAACCTGAG CATGTACAACAAAGTGCTGAGCCAGCTGTCCAGTCAGCAGAGAGAAGACAACAAGGGAACGCATGTGTGCTTCGAGTAAAGCGCAGAGGACAGGGTGTGGCAGCACCTAGACCCATGTCAGACCTGTACGGTTGGACGGTATCTCTTCAGGGCATCAGAGAGGTGGCAGGTGACccggagaggaagagagagtcAACGAAATCACGACGGCGTTCGTGCTCATATGACACACTGACGTATACGGAGAACATCCGTAAAAAGAATCTTAACGCACAGAGAAGTTTGCGCCAGATTAACATCCCAACATCTGACAAGCATGAGAAA GTTCGCACTAGACTCTCCCTCGCCTCTCCTGAACAGTTCCCCGCCGTCACTCTGAAAGATCACTTCTTCTCTCAGAGCACACCTATTGGACTAGACTGCTTGGGGTGGCCTCACCGTGTGTCATCTTCAG AATCCAATCTCACTGCACCAGCACATCAGGATAATGGACAGCTGG AAGGTGTTTGCAACCCTCGACATCCCTAG